A portion of the Diprion similis isolate iyDipSimi1 chromosome 4, iyDipSimi1.1, whole genome shotgun sequence genome contains these proteins:
- the LOC124405783 gene encoding nuclear distribution protein nudE-like 1-B isoform X3, which translates to MMEIDLPHFSNKDEEIQYWMELAHQLHQRKEDTERELEEFQENSQMLEKELETSLEQSEKANRELRQRNTRLATEVEQLRARLDQQSIDCAAFQAKAHDLQSRQDQLVKYIRELEQKNDDLERAQRVNMVTEEEMEAKCNLAIERNALLESELDEKEGLKVMVQRLMDEIRDLKQEIQVQERHQPDNDKSVDRVRSIVDSNKLQVELETLTPSSSPSTPQTIPPTTHTTAPPLKIGNGVIGGMIGNNNNNMNPPLAPCTRILAMNMIGDLMRKVGALESKLNTCRNSTREDQAVRDHYSKLMVYHYI; encoded by the exons ATGATGGAGATCGATCTGCCTCATTTTTCGAATAAGGATGAAGAAATTCAATACTGGATGGAGCTGGCGCATCAGCTACATCAACG GAAAGAGGACACGGAACGTGAGTTGGAAGAATTCcaagaaaattcacaaatgTTAGAAAAAGAACTAGAAACTTCGCTTGAACAGTCTGAAAAGGCAAATAGAGAACTCCGACAAAGAAATACACGGCTTGCTACGGAAGTTGAACAGCTCAGGGCTCGGTTAGATCAGCAATCAATTGATTGTGCTGCATTTCAGGCAAAAGCACACGATCTTCAATCTAGACAAGATCAATTGGTTAAATATATACGAGAACTAGAACAGAAGAATGATGATCTGGAAAGGGCGCAAAG aGTTAATATGGTGACGGAAGAAGAAATGGAAGCAAAGTGTAATTTAGCCATCGAACGAAATGCATTACTCGAATCTGAGTTGGATGAGAAGGAAGGCTTGAAGGTAATGGTACAGCGACTTATGGATGAAATTAGAG ACTTGAAGCAAGAAATTCAAGTACAGGAACGACACCAACCGGATAATGACAAATCTGTGGACAGAGTACGTAGTATTGTGGATAGCAACAAGCTTCAGGTGGAACTGGAGACACTCACACCGTCCAGCAGTCCTTCCACACCCCAAACGATACCTCCTACAACGCATACAACAGCTCCACCATTAAAGA TTGGAAATGGAGTAATTGGAGGTATGATTggtaacaacaataataacatgaATCCACCACTGGCACCCTGTACAAGGATACTGGCAATGAACATGATTGGGGATCTGATGCGAAAAGTTGGG GCCCTGGAGAGTAAGCTAAACACATGCCGCAATTCAACTCGAGAGGATCAGGCAGTGCGGGATCACTACAG CAAATTAATGGTCTATCATTATATTTGA
- the LOC124405792 gene encoding histone H3.3A encodes MARTKQTARKSTGGKAPRKQLATKAARKSAPSTGGVKKPHRYRPGTVALREIRRYQKSTELLIRKLPFQRLVREIAQDFKTDLRFQSAAIGALQEASEAYLVGLFEDTNLCAIHAKRVTIMPKDIQLARRIRGERA; translated from the exons ATGGCTCGTACTAAGCAAACAGCCCGTAAATCAACGGGTGGAAAAGCTCCCCGTAAACAGTTGGCTACTAAAGCAGCCCGTAAAAGTGCTCCCTCAACTGGGGGTGTAAAGAAACCTCATCGTTACAG gccGGGTACCGTAGCTCTTCGTGAAATCAGAAGATACCAGAAGTCGACTGAGTTGCTGATCCGGAAATTGCCATTCCAACGTTTGGTGCGTGAAATAGCGCAAGACTTCAAGACTGATCTGCGTTTCCAGAGTGCAGCCATCGGCGCCCTGCAAGAAGCTTCTGAAGCTTATCTGGTCGGTCTGTTTGAAGACACTAACCTCTGCGCTATTCACGCCAAACGCGTCACCATCATGCCTAAGGATATACAATTGGCTCGACGAATCCGAGGAGAGCGTGCTTGA
- the LOC124405783 gene encoding nuclear distribution protein nudE-like 1-B isoform X2, whose amino-acid sequence MMEIDLPHFSNKDEEIQYWMELAHQLHQRKEDTERELEEFQENSQMLEKELETSLEQSEKANRELRQRNTRLATEVEQLRARLDQQSIDCAAFQAKAHDLQSRQDQLVKYIRELEQKNDDLERAQRVNMVTEEEMEAKCNLAIERNALLESELDEKEGLKVMVQRLMDEIRDLKQEIQVQERHQPDNDKSVDRVRSIVDSNKLQVELETLTPSSSPSTPQTIPPTTHTTAPPLKIGNGVIGGMIGNNNNNMNPPLAPCTRILAMNMIGDLMRKVGALESKLNTCRNSTREDQAVRDHYRTRRQVRGPASGNNNHIRL is encoded by the exons ATGATGGAGATCGATCTGCCTCATTTTTCGAATAAGGATGAAGAAATTCAATACTGGATGGAGCTGGCGCATCAGCTACATCAACG GAAAGAGGACACGGAACGTGAGTTGGAAGAATTCcaagaaaattcacaaatgTTAGAAAAAGAACTAGAAACTTCGCTTGAACAGTCTGAAAAGGCAAATAGAGAACTCCGACAAAGAAATACACGGCTTGCTACGGAAGTTGAACAGCTCAGGGCTCGGTTAGATCAGCAATCAATTGATTGTGCTGCATTTCAGGCAAAAGCACACGATCTTCAATCTAGACAAGATCAATTGGTTAAATATATACGAGAACTAGAACAGAAGAATGATGATCTGGAAAGGGCGCAAAG aGTTAATATGGTGACGGAAGAAGAAATGGAAGCAAAGTGTAATTTAGCCATCGAACGAAATGCATTACTCGAATCTGAGTTGGATGAGAAGGAAGGCTTGAAGGTAATGGTACAGCGACTTATGGATGAAATTAGAG ACTTGAAGCAAGAAATTCAAGTACAGGAACGACACCAACCGGATAATGACAAATCTGTGGACAGAGTACGTAGTATTGTGGATAGCAACAAGCTTCAGGTGGAACTGGAGACACTCACACCGTCCAGCAGTCCTTCCACACCCCAAACGATACCTCCTACAACGCATACAACAGCTCCACCATTAAAGA TTGGAAATGGAGTAATTGGAGGTATGATTggtaacaacaataataacatgaATCCACCACTGGCACCCTGTACAAGGATACTGGCAATGAACATGATTGGGGATCTGATGCGAAAAGTTGGG GCCCTGGAGAGTAAGCTAAACACATGCCGCAATTCAACTCGAGAGGATCAGGCAGTGCGGGATCACTACAG GACTAGACGGCAGGTGCGAGGCCCGGCCTCTGGAAACAACAACCACATTCGCTTATAA
- the LOC124405780 gene encoding uncharacterized protein LOC124405780, translating into MNISQLSLSVYPEQVQHSLNEAIAFQQNLYELSSDWLYYENDQHEFLKKNIRYSLFGAPETDAPSTDIVCCTGDPIQTELLPEQEKLIDMIYSRILEVNRCKNSLHVGVIFNVLCNLEKKEKPYVAPVPVFKVKRCMEREENLKIGPYAPGSANKIGRTALYHYCVNYIDSEGRIYKNWTDYVTNNTLPKCMMVLPMGGFYQANPLENNTTDITHVWVEIGPAPGAAKILSCLDVASTVLGIGALGITAATLAAPAIIAAPVVVAGSVCGAVSGVYATVRSGQQLADRRQHQQSISVLDETARSAWLGIVGGVAGGLASGSTMILNKAARAGLTIGKLGQTTYNVISVGNIIINGMGIGNGIYNIYMKYQNRKEVSVLDVTQVMAHVLFFGNAVMNFQTAKTIINNTQQQVLQDYEQSLRSNRHKKAFRRIRRNTQASSSDQITGDSEIIRGIQSIQNKDDFFAGVVKNRKVFSSSNAEVTFKDGHAMINNHVKFDPIELSQQPQQVRVNTVRAAEPFRVSQSTIPSPTRMPESNYIRQLNLIRESLEPFKDCSLSSIPFQTIHIGKLIIDMQNFSENECTNLITKLANIAQYILREIRDFIMESMDKLMYHIWTVYVRPKVERLFADLEIDASHMVRCDHLAQFFFDTARAIIDDIYDGIGNFLEEIKVSFSRSSELQSEAAVCSICSGYILSD; encoded by the exons Atg AACATCAGTCAACTCAGTTTGTCAGTTTACCCAGAACAGGTTCAACATTCTTTGAATGAAGCTATTGCATTCCAACAGAATTTATATGAGCTATCAAGCGATTGGTTATACTACGAAAACGATCAACatgagtttttgaaaaaaaatatacggtaTTCGCTTTTCGGTGCACCGGAGACGGATGCCCCATCAACGGATATAGTTTGTTGTACAGGAGATCCAATTCAAACAGAGCTGTTGCCTGAGCAAGAGAAGTTAATTGATATGATATATAGTCGGATACTTGAAGTGAATAGATGCAAGAACTCTCTTCACGTTGGCGTAATATTTAACGTCTTGTGCAatcttgagaaaaaagaaaaaccgtaTGTGGCTCCAGTGCCAGTATTTAAGGTAAAGAGATGTATGGAACGAGAGGAAAACCTGAAAATTGGGCCATATGCTCCAGGTTCAGCCAATAAAATTGGTAGAACAGCTCTCTACCATTACTGCGTTAATTATATCGACTCAGAGGGGCGGATTTATAAAAACTGGACAGATTATGTAACCAACAATACACTTCCTAAATGTATGATGGTACTTCCAATGGGTGGATTCTATCAAGCAAATCCACTTGAAAATAATACAACTGATATAACTCATGTTTGGGTTGAAATTGGCCCAGCTCCAGGGGCTGCTAAGATTTTATCCTGCCTTGATGTCGCAAGCACTGTCTTAGGGATTGGAGCACTCGGCATTACTGCGGCAACTCTGGCAGCACCCGCTATCATTGCTGCTCCTGTGGTTGTAGCAG GTTCTGTTTGCGGTGCTGTAAGTGGGGTCTACGCAACGGTCAGATCTGGCCAGCAATTGGCAGACCGTCGTCAACACCAACAGTCTATTTCTGTGCTTGATGAAACAGCACGATCCGCTTGGCTGGGTATTGTAGGTGGTGTAGCAGGAGGTTTAGCAAGTGGGTCTacaatgattttgaataaGGCAGCACGGGCAGGTTTGACAATAGGCAAACTAGGCCAGACTACTTATAATGTAATCTCTGTtggtaatataattataaatggtATGGGAATTGGTAATGGAatctacaatatatatatgaagtaTCAGAACAGAAAAGAAGTTTCTGTACTTGATGTAACCCAAGTAATGGCGCATGTATTGTTCTTTGGTAATGCtgtgatgaattttcaaacggcTAAGACTATAATCAATAATACACAGCAACAAGTGCTTCAAGATTATGAACAATCACTAAGAAGTAACAGACACAAAAAAGCTTTCAGACGAATCAGACGTAATACTCAGGCATCTAGCAGCGACCAAATCACCGGAGACTCTGAAATCATTCGTGGGATCCAATCGATTCAAAATAAGGATGATTTCTTTGCGGGAGTTgttaaaaacagaaaagtatTTAGCTCGTCGAACGCTGAAGTCACGTTCAAAGATGGTCATGCTATGATCAATAACCATGTAAAATTTGATCCAATTGAATTGTCTCAGCAACCACAGCAAGTAAGAGTCAATACTGTGAGAGCTGCAGAGCCTTTTCGTGTATCACAGAGTACCATACCATCTCCGACAAGAATGCCAGAGTCAAACTATATAAGGCAACTTAACTTGATCAGAGAAAGTCTTGAACCTTTCAAGGACTGTTCACTATCTTCAATACCTTTTCAAACTATACATATTGGAAAGCTTATAATTGATATGCAGAACTTTAGTGAGAATGAATGTACCAATTTAATCACAAAACTAGCAAACATTGCACAATATATTCTTAGAGAAATCAGAGATTTTATAATGGAGTCAATGGATAAATTAATGTACCATATTTGGACTGTGTATGTAAGACCAAAAGTTGAGCGTTTGTTTGCCGATTTAGAAATAGATGCTAGCCACATGGTTCGGTGCGATCATCTAGCACAGTTTTTCTTCGATACTGCACGTGCGATAATTGACGACATATATGACGGAATAGGTAATTTCTTGGAGGAAATAAAAGTGAGCTTTTCAAGAAGCTCTGAGTTGCAATCAGAGGCTGCTGTCTGTAGTATTTGCTCGGGGTATATCCTGAGCGATTAA
- the LOC124405783 gene encoding nuclear distribution protein nudE-like 1 isoform X1 produces the protein MMEIDLPHFSNKDEEIQYWMELAHQLHQRKEDTERELEEFQENSQMLEKELETSLEQSEKANRELRQRNTRLATEVEQLRARLDQQSIDCAAFQAKAHDLQSRQDQLVKYIRELEQKNDDLERAQRVNMVTEEEMEAKCNLAIERNALLESELDEKEGLKVMVQRLMDEIRDLKQEIQVQERHQPDNDKSVDRVRSIVDSNKLQVELETLTPSSSPSTPQTIPPTTHTTAPPLKIGNGVIGGMIGNNNNNMNPPLAPCTRILAMNMIGDLMRKVGLDRWVCMDCRRIKCSCPGGKKTNSTPSAGKPSIQVQTPTQCIQQQPRPAKC, from the exons ATGATGGAGATCGATCTGCCTCATTTTTCGAATAAGGATGAAGAAATTCAATACTGGATGGAGCTGGCGCATCAGCTACATCAACG GAAAGAGGACACGGAACGTGAGTTGGAAGAATTCcaagaaaattcacaaatgTTAGAAAAAGAACTAGAAACTTCGCTTGAACAGTCTGAAAAGGCAAATAGAGAACTCCGACAAAGAAATACACGGCTTGCTACGGAAGTTGAACAGCTCAGGGCTCGGTTAGATCAGCAATCAATTGATTGTGCTGCATTTCAGGCAAAAGCACACGATCTTCAATCTAGACAAGATCAATTGGTTAAATATATACGAGAACTAGAACAGAAGAATGATGATCTGGAAAGGGCGCAAAG aGTTAATATGGTGACGGAAGAAGAAATGGAAGCAAAGTGTAATTTAGCCATCGAACGAAATGCATTACTCGAATCTGAGTTGGATGAGAAGGAAGGCTTGAAGGTAATGGTACAGCGACTTATGGATGAAATTAGAG ACTTGAAGCAAGAAATTCAAGTACAGGAACGACACCAACCGGATAATGACAAATCTGTGGACAGAGTACGTAGTATTGTGGATAGCAACAAGCTTCAGGTGGAACTGGAGACACTCACACCGTCCAGCAGTCCTTCCACACCCCAAACGATACCTCCTACAACGCATACAACAGCTCCACCATTAAAGA TTGGAAATGGAGTAATTGGAGGTATGATTggtaacaacaataataacatgaATCCACCACTGGCACCCTGTACAAGGATACTGGCAATGAACATGATTGGGGATCTGATGCGAAAAGTTGGG CTTGACAGGTGGGTCTGCATGGACTGTAGAAGGATAAAGTGCTCATGCCCTGGTGGAAAAAAGACCAATTCTACTCCATCCGCTGGTAAACCATCAATTCAAGTTCAGACACCTACTCAATGTATCCAGCAGCAGCCCAGGCCCGCCAAATGCTGA
- the LOC124405784 gene encoding nudC domain-containing protein 3 isoform X1, giving the protein MESKHDELLLQILKDELNITNFLNTFFGFMYRCFIIFSTDFYVESTQDQKLGFLPGVAEDLVLKIYRKWKSKYETDHMSRSEAQAQISELVETTEVVEVEVETSCSQVDDEPMKTYKTPVQPSDSYNGAVRENYTWSQTISDVDALVNIPSNIETAKDLKVDITAQRISIAVKTERLRENNTLDKYSDNATDSEWIVIFDEEVSFKTQREESMWCIIPGYYVHIHLEKATERWWEALTKGEPHIDLTKIDCSRPIEDLGANEQMKVQELMWNHQQKLLGKPTSEQCNLEKVLKKAWNAEGSPFKGTEYDPSVLQYN; this is encoded by the exons ATGGAGTCGAAACACGACGAattacttttacaaattttgaagGATGAACTGAACATAACCAATTTTTTGAACACATTCTTCGGTTTTATGTACAGATG tttcattattttcagcaCTGACTTTTACGTTGAATCGACACAAGACCAGAAGTTGGGTTTTCTCCCAGGAGTTGCTGAAGATTTAGTCTTAAAAATCTATCGAAAGTGGAAAAGTAAATATGAAACCGACCATATGTCCAGATCGGAGGCCCAGGCTCAAATTTCAGAATTGGTGGAAACCACTGAAGTAGTAGAAGTAGAAGTCGAAACCAGTTGTAGCCAAGTAGACGACGAACCAATGAAGACTTACAAAACGCCAGTACAGCCGTCTGATAGCTACAACGGAGCTGTTAGAGAGAATTACACTTGGTCCCAGACGATAAGCGACGTTGATGCACTTGTGAACATTCCGTCAAATATTGAAACAGCGAAAGACTTGAAGGTTGATATAACAGCCCAGAGAATAAGTATAGCTGTGAAAACGGAACGCCTTAGAGAAAATAATACTTTGGACAAGTATTCTGATAATGCAACAGACTCTGAATGGATCGTCATCTTCGACGAAGAAGTCAGCTTTAAAACGCAGAGAGAGGAATCTATGTGGTGCATTATACCTGGGTATTACGTCCAT ATCCACTTGGAAAAAGCAACCGAAAGATGGTGGGAGGCTCTGACTAAGGGTGAGCCACACATTGATTTGACTAAAATTGATTGCTCCCGTCCAATTGAGGACCTGGGAGCGAATGAACAGATGAAAGTTCAGGAACTTATGTGGAATCACCAGCAAAAACTTCTTGGAAAGCCGACGTCTGAGCAATGT aatttagaaaaagttttaaaaaaagcgtggaaTGCTGAGGGATCTCCATTTAAGGGCACCGAATATGATCCAAGCGTGCTTCAGTATAACTAA
- the LOC124405791 gene encoding ras-related protein Rab-8A isoform X1 — MAKTYDYLFKLLLIGDSGVGKTCVLFRFSEDAFNTTFISTIGIDFKIRTIDLDNKKVKLQIWDTAGQERFRTITTAYYRGAMGIMLVYDVNNERSFENIKNWIRNIEENASADVEKMLLGNKCDLADRRQVSKQRGEQLAVEYGIKFMETSAKASINVEEAFYTLARDIKAKTEKKLKEASNPTKSGGHALRAPEISRKPPVWLARCSIL, encoded by the exons ATGGCAAAGACCTATGACTATTTATTTAAGTTGCTACTAATCGGGGACTCGGGCGTAGGCAAAACTTGTGTATTGTTCAGATTTTCCGAAGATGCATTCAACACGACCTTCATCTCCACTATTG GAATCGACTTTAAGATTCGAACCATCGACTTGGACAACAAGAAGGTCAAATTACAAATATG GGACACAGCAGGACAGGAGAGGTTCAGGACAATAACGACAGCGTATTATCGTGGTGCGATGGGTATAATGCTCGTGTATGATGTGAACaacgaaaggagttttgagaatataaaaaactgGATTCGCAACATCGAAGAAAATGCATCAgcagatgttgaaaaaatgctATTGGGTAACAAATGTGATCTCGCAGATAGGAGGCAGGTTTCAAAGCAGAGAGGAGAGCAATTGGCAGTTGAGTATGGTATAAAATTCATGGAAACTTCCGCCAAGGCCAGTATTAACGTTGAAGAAGCTTTTTACACCCTCGCCCGTGATATTAAAGCCAAAACGGAAAAGAAATTG AAG GAAGCATCAAATCCAACGAAGTCTGGTGGTCATGCGTTGAGAGCTCCGGAGATATCGAGAAAGCCACCAGTATGGCTAGCCCGTTGTTCCATACTCTGA
- the LOC124405793 gene encoding histone H3.3A, which yields MARTKQTARKSTGGKAPRKQLATKAARKSAPSTGGVKKPHRYRPGTVALREIRRYQKSTELLIRKLPFQRLVREIAQDFKTDLRFQSAAIGALQEASEAYLVGLFEDTNLCAIHAKRVTIMPKDIQLARRIRGERA from the exons ATGGCTCGTACCAAACAAACTGCCCGTAAATCGACGGGAGGAAAAGCTCCTCGTAAACAGCTAGCCACAAAAGCAGCCCGCAAGAGTGCACCTTCGACTGGAGGAGTGAAAAAACCCCATCGTTACAG GCCGGGAACTGTGGCTCTGCGTGAGATCAGGAGATACCAGAAATCTACAGAATTACTGATCAGGAAACTACCCTTCCAGCGTCTTGTGCGTGAAATTGCCCAAGACTTCAAGACTGATCTTCGTTTCCAAAGTGCGGCAATTGGAGCTCTGCAAGAAGCATCTGAAGCTTACCTAGTTGGTCTTTTTGAAGACACCAACTTGTGCGCCATTCACGCTAAGCGGGTTACTATTATGCCCAAAGATATACAGTTGGCCCGACGAATTAGAGGCGAACGTGCTTAA
- the LOC124405781 gene encoding protein CLP1 homolog: MTEEKAPTQEYKLEPDCELRFELEQKNEKVTLELKSGLAEVFGTELVKGKKYEFTAGAKLAVFTWQGCVLELVGKTDVIYVAKETPMGVYLNCHAAMERMRETAEKEDTVGPITMVVGPGDVGKSTFCRLLLNYAVRMGRRPVFVDLDVGQGDIAIPGTVGALLVERPANIVEGFSQQAPLVFHFGHSSPSANTALYNLLVSRLAEVCSDRLQANKKAKASGIVINTCGWIKGAGYKLLTHAAQAFEVDAILVLDQERLYNELVRDMPDFVKVVFLPKSGGVVERSKSLRTESRDKRVREYFYGFRTPLYPHSFEVKWSEARLYKVGAPMLPASCMPLGMKAEDNLTKLVAVTPGPSLLHHLLSVSFADSPEDDVVQTNVAGFVCVTNVDVERQTFMVLSPQPRPLPNTVLLLSDIQFMDSH; encoded by the exons ATGACGGAAGAGAAAGCTCCGACGCAAGAATACAAGCTCGAACCTGACTGTGAGCTACGGTTCGAACTTGaacaaaagaatgaaaaagttaCTTTAGAG CTGAAGAGCGGTCTTGCCGAAGTGTTTGGCACAGAACTagttaaaggaaaaaaatacgaattcaCTGCTGGTGCAAAGCTCGCAGTGTTCACATGGCAAGGATGCGTTTTAGAACTGGTGGGAAAGACAGATGTGATATATGTAGCCAAAGAGACGCCAATGGGCGTTTACCTCAACTGCCATGCGGCGATGGAGCGAATGCGTGAAACagcagaaaaagaagatacAGTTGGACCTATAACAATGGTTGTAGGGCCCGGAGATGTGGGGAAATCCACTTTCTGCAGACTGTTGCTAAATTATGCAGTTCGAATGGGGCGAAGACCAGTTTTTGTTGATCTTGATGTCGGTCAAGGAGACATAGCAATACCTGGAACAGTTGGAGCTTTATTAGTAGAAAGACCGGCGAACATTGTCGAAGGATTCAGTCAACAAGCCCCGCTTGTCTTTCACTTTGGCCACTCCAGTCCGAGCGCAAACACTGCACTGTACAATCTCTTAGTTTCACGATTGGCTGAAGTCTGTTCAGATAGACTTCAAGCCAATAAGAAAGCTAAGGCCTCAGGAATCGTTATAAACACTTGCGGCTGGATCAAGGGTGCCGGTTATAAACTACTGACTCATGCTGCGCAGGCTTTTGAAGTTGACGCGATTTTAGTGCTCGATCAAGAGCGTCTCTATAATGAACTAGTCAGAGATATGCCAGACTTTGTGAAGGTCGTTTTCCTCCCAAAAAGCGGTGGCGTTGTTGAGAGGAGTAAATCTTTAAGGACCGAATCACGGGATAAAAGAGTTCGCGAGTATTTCTACGGCTTTAGAACTCCACTCTACCCTCACAGCTTTGAAGTCAAATGGAGCGAAGCGAGGCTCTACAAGGTGGGAGCTCCGATGCTGCCAGCGTCATGTATGCCTCTAGGAATGAAAGCGGAAGATAATTTGACAAAACTTGTAGCTGTTACCCCAGGCCCAAGTTTGCTCCATCACTTACTCTCAGTCTCGTTTGCTGATTCCCCTGAAGATGACGTTGTACAGACCAATGTGGCAGGCTTTGTATGCGT AACTAACGTCGATGTCGAGAGGCAAACTTTTATGGTCTTAAGTCCACAACCAAGGCCTCTACCAAACACCGTCCTCCTTCTGTCGGATATCCAATTTATGGATAGCCATTAG
- the LOC124405784 gene encoding nudC domain-containing protein 3 isoform X2: MESKHDELLLQILKDELNITNFLNTFFGFMYRCTDFYVESTQDQKLGFLPGVAEDLVLKIYRKWKSKYETDHMSRSEAQAQISELVETTEVVEVEVETSCSQVDDEPMKTYKTPVQPSDSYNGAVRENYTWSQTISDVDALVNIPSNIETAKDLKVDITAQRISIAVKTERLRENNTLDKYSDNATDSEWIVIFDEEVSFKTQREESMWCIIPGYYVHIHLEKATERWWEALTKGEPHIDLTKIDCSRPIEDLGANEQMKVQELMWNHQQKLLGKPTSEQCNLEKVLKKAWNAEGSPFKGTEYDPSVLQYN, from the exons ATGGAGTCGAAACACGACGAattacttttacaaattttgaagGATGAACTGAACATAACCAATTTTTTGAACACATTCTTCGGTTTTATGTACAGATG caCTGACTTTTACGTTGAATCGACACAAGACCAGAAGTTGGGTTTTCTCCCAGGAGTTGCTGAAGATTTAGTCTTAAAAATCTATCGAAAGTGGAAAAGTAAATATGAAACCGACCATATGTCCAGATCGGAGGCCCAGGCTCAAATTTCAGAATTGGTGGAAACCACTGAAGTAGTAGAAGTAGAAGTCGAAACCAGTTGTAGCCAAGTAGACGACGAACCAATGAAGACTTACAAAACGCCAGTACAGCCGTCTGATAGCTACAACGGAGCTGTTAGAGAGAATTACACTTGGTCCCAGACGATAAGCGACGTTGATGCACTTGTGAACATTCCGTCAAATATTGAAACAGCGAAAGACTTGAAGGTTGATATAACAGCCCAGAGAATAAGTATAGCTGTGAAAACGGAACGCCTTAGAGAAAATAATACTTTGGACAAGTATTCTGATAATGCAACAGACTCTGAATGGATCGTCATCTTCGACGAAGAAGTCAGCTTTAAAACGCAGAGAGAGGAATCTATGTGGTGCATTATACCTGGGTATTACGTCCAT ATCCACTTGGAAAAAGCAACCGAAAGATGGTGGGAGGCTCTGACTAAGGGTGAGCCACACATTGATTTGACTAAAATTGATTGCTCCCGTCCAATTGAGGACCTGGGAGCGAATGAACAGATGAAAGTTCAGGAACTTATGTGGAATCACCAGCAAAAACTTCTTGGAAAGCCGACGTCTGAGCAATGT aatttagaaaaagttttaaaaaaagcgtggaaTGCTGAGGGATCTCCATTTAAGGGCACCGAATATGATCCAAGCGTGCTTCAGTATAACTAA
- the LOC124405791 gene encoding ras-related protein Rab-8A isoform X2 gives MAKTYDYLFKLLLIGDSGVGKTCVLFRFSEDAFNTTFISTIGIDFKIRTIDLDNKKVKLQIWDTAGQERFRTITTAYYRGAMGIMLVYDVNNERSFENIKNWIRNIEENASADVEKMLLGNKCDLADRRQVSKQRGEQLAVEYGIKFMETSAKASINVEEAFYTLARDIKAKTEKKLEASNPTKSGGHALRAPEISRKPPVWLARCSIL, from the exons ATGGCAAAGACCTATGACTATTTATTTAAGTTGCTACTAATCGGGGACTCGGGCGTAGGCAAAACTTGTGTATTGTTCAGATTTTCCGAAGATGCATTCAACACGACCTTCATCTCCACTATTG GAATCGACTTTAAGATTCGAACCATCGACTTGGACAACAAGAAGGTCAAATTACAAATATG GGACACAGCAGGACAGGAGAGGTTCAGGACAATAACGACAGCGTATTATCGTGGTGCGATGGGTATAATGCTCGTGTATGATGTGAACaacgaaaggagttttgagaatataaaaaactgGATTCGCAACATCGAAGAAAATGCATCAgcagatgttgaaaaaatgctATTGGGTAACAAATGTGATCTCGCAGATAGGAGGCAGGTTTCAAAGCAGAGAGGAGAGCAATTGGCAGTTGAGTATGGTATAAAATTCATGGAAACTTCCGCCAAGGCCAGTATTAACGTTGAAGAAGCTTTTTACACCCTCGCCCGTGATATTAAAGCCAAAACGGAAAAGAAATTG GAAGCATCAAATCCAACGAAGTCTGGTGGTCATGCGTTGAGAGCTCCGGAGATATCGAGAAAGCCACCAGTATGGCTAGCCCGTTGTTCCATACTCTGA